From the Psilocybe cubensis strain MGC-MH-2018 chromosome 9, whole genome shotgun sequence genome, one window contains:
- a CDS encoding Protein CFT1, which yields MHALRQEIIPASGVEFAASLHLTPSSRKPTSTNVSTRHEFVSRVLCNLVVARSNLLRIFEVREEAAPIQTQAEDDRDRRASMRRGTEPVEGEVVMDEAGDGYINIAKSVPQKEPVHISTVTRFYLIREHRLHGIVTGIKGLKIVTSLEDNLDRLLVSFKDAKIALLEWSDIIHDLVTVSIHTYERAPQMLALDSPLFRAELQVDPLSRCAALSLPKHALAILPFYQTQAELEVMDQDQPQQDQTQFKDVPYSPSFILDLPGQVEPNLRNIIDFVFLPGFHNPTLAVLFQTQQTWTGRLKEFKDTVKLTIFTLDTSSQKYSLITSVEGLPHDCLYLMPCSETLGGVVVVSSNAVIYVDQSSRRVALPVNGWTSRISDIQLLPVPTSDQSRHLILEGSRTLFVDDKTFFVFLKDGTVYPIEIEAEGKIVSKLILGPPLAQTSSPSVVRSLGEDHIFIGSTVGPSVLLKAAHVEEEVHDDAQDSAPSAIVKDDDQMDYDDDDEGQDIYTFTDIYGVSSKPTAVSAVNGLSNGHSVAKKTRTVIHLSLRDSLPAHGTITSMAFSLAKNGDRPVPELVTATGSGLTGGFTLFQRDLPVIAKRKLHVIGGARGLWSLPIRQPVRASGISYEKPMNPYHAENDTLILSTDINPSPGLSRIATRTTKNDISITTRIPGTTIGAAPFFQRTAILHVMTNAIRVLEPERQIIKDMDNNMPRPKIRSCSISDPFVLIIREDDSIGLFIGETERGKIRRKDMSPMGDKTSRYLTGCFFSDTNGIFGEQYENTVSPNGTATTTLQAAVNAGNKGQWLILMRPQGIMEIWTLPKLTLAFSTDGLSTLQNVLTDSHDPPALSLPQDPPRKPQDLDVEQLLIAPIGETSPRPHLCVFLRSGQLTIFEVVAASDNLEPVAKPRQSHLKIMFVKIASMAFEIQRQEENEKSIIAEQKRISRNFIPFVTSPAPGVTYSGVFFTGDRPNWILGGNKSGVQIYPSGHSVVHAFTACSLWEAKGDFLLYTEEGPCLLEWAPNFQLDGPLPSRSIPRGRSYSNVLFDPSTSLIVAASSLQAKFTSYDEDGNRIWEPDAPNIADPLCDCSTLELISPDLWITLDGYEFATNEYINDLACVNLETSSTENGSKDFIVVGTTIDRGEDLAAKGATYIFEIVEVVADPAVAPKRWFKLRLRCRDDAKGPVSAVCGFSGYLVSSMGQKVFVRAFDSDERLVGVAFMDVGVYVTSLRTLKNLLLIGDAVKSVMFVAFQEDPYKLTLLAKDTHHICVTSADFFFTDGELSIVTSDEEGIVRVYEYNPQDIESNDGRSLILRTEFHGQSEYRTTAIIARRTKDQPDIPQSKLLMGSPDGSLTSLTSVDEHAFKRLQLLQGQLTRNIQHTAGLNPKAFRIVRNDYVSKPLSKGILDGNLLAHYETLPITRQNEMTRQIGTERLTVLRDWISLSGPWPFLV from the exons ATGCATGCTCTTCGCCAAGAAATTATTCCGGCCAGCGGTGTTGAATTCGCTGCAAGTCTCCATTTGACGccgtcatcaagaaaaccaACTTCAACGAACGTTTCAACGCGTCACGAATTCGTATCGCGCGTTCTCTGCAACCTGGTTGTCGCTCGGTCTAACTTACTGCGTATATTTGAAGTGCGGGAGGAGGCTGCGCCTATACAAACACAAGCAGAAGATGACCGGGACAGGCGGGCAAGTATGAGGCGAGGGACGGAGCCAGTCGAGGGCGAAGTTGTGATGGACGAAGCAGGAGATGGGTATATCAACATAGCCAAG TCTGTGCCCCAGAAGGAACCAGTGCATATTTCGACAGTCACTCGTTTCTACCTTATAAGAGAACATCGTCTTCATGGAATTGTAACCGGGATAAAAGGACTCAAAATCGTTACATCTTTAGAGGATAATCTGGACAGACTGCTCGTTTCTTTTAAAGATGCGAAG ATTGCTCTTCTAGAATGGTCTGATATAATCCACGATCTTGTCACTGTTTCGATCCATACTTATGAAAGGGCCCCCCAGATG CTTGCTTTAGATTCTCCTTTATTCAGGGCGGAGTTGCAAGTAGACCCCCTCTCCCGCTGTGCTGCGCTTTCGCTACCGAAACATGCCCTCGCTATTCTTCCATTTTACCAAACGCAGGCCGAGCTCGAGGTTATGGACCAAGACCAGCCTCAACAGGACCAAACTCAATTCAA GGATGTACCCTACTCTCCGAGTTTTATACTCGACCTGCCAGGTCAGGTCGAGCCAAATCTCCGTAACATCATCGACTTTGTGTTCTTGCCAGGATTCCACAACCCAACACTTGCAGTTCTATTCCAAACGCAACAAACATGGACTGG TCGATTGAAGGAATTCAAAGATACCGTCAAACTTACCATCTTCACCCTCGATACCTCATCCCAAAAGTATTCGTTGATAACTTCCGTTGAAGGTCTACCCCATGACTGTTTATATCTCATGCCTTGCTCGGAGACATTGGGAGGAGTAGTTGTGGTCTCGAGTAACGCAGTGATATATGTCGATCAATCTTCGCGGCGCGTTGCCCTTCCGGTCAACGGATGGACCTCTCGAATCAGTGATATCCAACTCTTACCGGTACCAACTTCCGATCAAAGTCGACACCTAATCCTGGAAGGCTCTCGCACTCTTTTTGTTGACGATAAAACCTTTTTCGTATTCTTGAAAGACGGCACAGTATACCCAATCGAGATCGAGGCGGAAGGAAAGATAGTCTCAAAGCTTATTTTGGGACCACCGCTTGCCCAAACATCTTCGCCGTCTGTGGTGAGAAGCCTTGGCGAAGATCATATCTTCATCGGAAGCACTGTCGGCCCATCCGTACTGCTTAAAGCCGCACACGTTGAAGAGGAGGTGCACGACGACGCACAGGATTCTGCGCCATCTGCAATAGTTAAAGATGACGATCAGATGGATtatgatgacgacgacgaaggtCAAGACATTTACACGTTTACTG ACATCTACGGCGTCTCATCTAAACCTACAGCAGTGTCAGCCGTCAATGGCCTTTCCAATGGTCACTCCGTAGCAAAGAAAACACGGACAGTCATTCATTTATCTTTACGCGATTCTTTGCCTGCCCATGGTACTATTACTAGCATGGCGTTCTCTTTGGCCAAAAACGGA GATCGTCCAGTCCCTGAACTTGTCACTGCAACTGGATCTGGCTTGACGGGCGGGTTTACGCTATTTCAG CGCGACCTTCCAGTCATCGCTAAGCGGAAGCTTCATGTAATAGGTGGTGCTCGCGGGCTTTGGTCTCTCCCCATTCGCCAGCCTGTTAGAGCAAGCGGCATTTCATATGAAAAACCAATGAATCCATATCACGCAGAAAATGATACCTTAATTTTAAGCACGGATATCAATCCTTCTCCAGGTTTATCAAGA ATCGCCACGAGGACCACTAAGAATGACATATCTATTACTACCCGTATACCTGGTACTACCATCGGCGCAGCACCCTTTTTCCAACGAACAGCAATACTTCATGTGATGACCAATGCTATCCGGGTCCTTGAACCTG AACGCCAAATAATCAAGGATATGGATAACAATATGCCTCGCCCCAAAATTCGCTCCTGCAGCATCTCCGACCCTTTTGTGTTAATCATCCGAGAGGATGATTCCATTGGGCTCTTCATCGGCGAAACTGAGAGGGGAAAGATTCGACGGAAGGACATGTCGCCCATGGGAGACAAG ACTTCACGCTATTTGACCGGGTGTTTCTTTTCCGACACTAATGGGATTTTTGGAGAACAGTACGAGAACACTGTTTCTCCAAACGGTACAGCAACAACCACCCTTCAAGCTGCAGTCAACGCCGGAAACAAAGGTCAATGGCTAATCCTGATGCGTCCTCAAGGCATCATGGAG ATATGGACGTTGCCCAAATTGACGTTGGCTTTCTCCACTGATGGTCTCTCGACATTGCAAAATGTTCTAACAGACTCGCATGACCCCCCTGCGCTTTCGCTTCCCCAAGATCCGCCGCGAAAACCGCAAGACCTTGATGTAGAACAGTTACTTATTGCTCCTATAGGAGAAACCTCTCCTCGCCCTCATTTATGT GTATTCCTACGCTCAGGTCAACTAACGATATTTGAGGTAGTGGCCGCAAGCGATAACTTGGAACCAGTGGCGAAACCTAGACAGTCACATCTAAAGATCATGTTCGTCAAAATTGCCTCGATGGCTTTCGAAATCCAGCgtcaagaagaaaatgaaaaaagcaTAATCGCAGAACAAAAGCGAATTTCACGGAACTTCATACCGTTCGTAACTAGCCCTGCACCTGGCGTCACATATTCCGGGGTGTTTTTCACAGGCGATCGCCCTAATTGGATTCTTGGGGGCAACAAAAGCGGGGTGCAAATTTACCCATCAGGGCATAGTGTTGTGCATGCATTTACCGCCTGTTCTCTGTGGGAGGCCAAGGGTGATTTCTTGCTTTATACAGAAGAG GGTCCCTGTTTGCTTGAATGGGCCCCCAATTTCCAGCTTGATGGACCATTACCCTCTCGTTCAATTCCAAGAGGACGGTCTTATTCAAATGTTCTGTTTGACCCTTCTACCTCTTTAATCGTTGCAGCTTCTTCTCTTCAAGCGAAATTCACATCATATGACGAAGACGGCAACAGGATTTGGGAACCTGACG CTCCTAACATTGCCGACCCCCTATGTGACTGCTCGACCCTTGAGCTCATATCACCTGACCTGTGGATAACGTTAGACGG GTATGAGTTTGCAACGAACGAGTACATCAATGACCTAGCATGCGTCAACCTTGAAACGTCAAGCACTGAAAATGGAAGCAAGGATTTCATTGTCGTCGGCACTACAATCGATCGCGGAGAGGATCTTGCTGCCAAAGGCGCC ACTTACATTTTCGAGATCGTTGAGGTCGTTGCTGATCCCGCTGTCGCGCCTAAGCGATGGTTTAAGCTTCGCCTCCGATGCCGTGACGATGCGAAAGGTCCGGTCAGTGCTGTGTGTGGCTTTTCCGGATACCTTGTTTCATCCATGGGTCAAAAG GTCTTTGTGAGGGCATTTGATTCGGACGAACGCCTCGTGGGTGTAGCGTTTATGGATGTGGGCGTCTACGTGACCTCGCTTCGGACACTGAAAAATCTCCTCCTCATCGGCGATGCTGTGAAAAGCGTCATGTTCGTGGCCTTCCAG GAAGATCCGTACAAACTTACACTTCTAGCTAAAGACACGCACCATATATGCGTGACGAGTGCcgacttcttcttcaccgaTGGCGAGCTTTCAATAGTCACCAGCGACGAGGAAGGTATTGTGCGTGTGTATGAGTATAACCCACAAG ATATTGAATCCAACGATGGGCGATCTCTCATACTGCGCACTGAGTTCCATGGACAAAGCGAATACCGAACTACTGCCATCATTGCTCGTCGAACTAAGGACCAACCAGACATTCCACAATCCAAACTATTGATGG GCTCTCCGGACGGCTCATTGACTTCACTCACTTCCGTGGATGAGCACGCCTTTAAACGGCTGCAACTGCTTCAGGGTCAACTTACCCGTAATATTCAGCATACTGCTGGACTTAATCCCAAAGCTTTCCG TATTGTACGCAATGACTACGTCTctaagccattgtcaaagggCATCCTTGACGGAAACCTTTTGGCCCACTACGAAACTCTTCCAATTACCAGGCAAAACGAAATGACCAGACAAATTGGAACGGAGAGGCTGACCGTTTTGCGGGATTGGATTTCTTTGTCCGGTCCTTG GCCATTCCTGGTGTAA
- a CDS encoding putative glutathione S-transferase DHAR1, cytosolic → MTEQITLYTAKVELALSESKLPYKRFEIDLQNKPEWYAPKVNPASKVPAISYGGPDVPPEDPSPDSQKIAESYVLLQFFADISEVPLLPKDPILRAKARFFVETVTPKAFRGYYTVVAQGEDPELLLDSIETVQSLLPAEGYAVGEWSIADAAITPFFARAEVAFKNDIGKFANGAGQSTWAKVENDDKYARFRKYFNDIKSRDSFKQTFDADYIKETFMKRFAKA, encoded by the exons ATGACAGAACAGATCACTCTGTACACTGCAAAG GTGGAACTTGCTCTCAGTGAATCCAAGCTTCCATACAAGCGATTTGAGATTGACCTACAAAACAAGCCTGAGTGGTATGCCCCTAAAGTTAACCCTGCAAGCAAG GTACCTGCGATCTCCTACGGCGGCCCAGACGTGCCCCCCGAAGATCCATCTCCCGACTCGCAGAAAATTGCAGAATCATacgttcttcttcaattttttgcagATATAAGCGAAGTGCCCCTTTTGCCCAAAGATCCAATATTGCGAGCCAAAGCACGTTTCTTTGTCGAGACAGTCACTCCCAAGGCATTCCGCGGGTACTATACTGTTGTCGCTCAAGGCGAAGATCCCGAGCTTCTTTTGGACTCCATTGAGACTGTTCAGAGTCTCCTTCCTGCTGAAGGTTACGCCGTTGGAGAGTGGAGCATTGCGGATGCTGCAATCACGCCTTTCTTTGCCCGAGCAGAAGTCGCCTTTAAGAACGACATTGGGAAATTCGCAAATGGGGCGGGGCAATCAACATGGGCCAAAGTTGAAAATGACGATAAATACGCCAGGTTCCGAAAGTACTTCAACGATATAAAGAGCAGAGATAGTTTCAAGCAAACCTTTGACGCA GACTATATCAAAGAAACATTTATGAAACGCTTTGCAAAAGCCTAG
- a CDS encoding Glutathione S-transferase U5: MPETITLYTAKTELALKESKLPYKRYEIDLSNKPEWYAPKINPASKVPAIAYGGPDVAPENPSPDSQKIAESYVLLELFADLSTEVPLLPKDPILRAKARFFVETVTPKFSGAYYAALTRGEDPDQILGAIEVIQNLLPPEGFAVGEWSIADAAVLPFFARAEVTIGNDIGKFEEGKGKATWAKIENDEKYARFKKYFNDLKSRDSFKETFHPEYVKETFAKRFARA, translated from the exons ATGCCAGAAACCATTACTCTCTATACCGCAAAG ACCGAGCTTGCTTTGAAGGAGTCAAAGTTGCCATACAAACGCTATGAGATTGATTTAAGCAACAAGCCGGAGTGGTATGCTCCCAAAATCAATCCAGCGAGCAAA GTACCAGCGATTGCCTACGGCGGGCCGGATGTCGCTCCAGAAAACCCATCGCCCGACTCTCAGAAGATCGCAGAGTCCTATGTTCTGCTGGAACTTTTCGCAGACCTTAGCACTGAAGTTCCCTTGCTGCCAAAGGACCCCATACTGCGAGCAAAAGCCCGATTCTTTGTTGAAACAGTGACGCCCAAGTTCTCTGGCGCATACTATGCTGCTCTCACCCGCGGAGAAGATCCTGACCAAATCCTCGGAGCCATCGAGGTTATCCAAAACCTCCTTCCCCCTGAGGGCTTTGCTGTGGGTGAATGGAGTATTGCAGATGCTGCCGTGCTCCCTTTCTTTGCTCGAGCAGAAGTGACCATCGGAAACGACATCGGAAAATTTGaggaagggaaaggaaaggctACGTGGGCCAAGATTGAAAACGATGAAAAGTATGCTCGGTTCAAGAAGTACTTCAACGACCTTAAAAGCAGGGATAGCTTCAAAGAGACCTTCCATCCC GAATATGTCAAGGAAACATTCGCTAAGCGCTTTGCACGGGCTTGA